The following are encoded in a window of Kogia breviceps isolate mKogBre1 chromosome 10, mKogBre1 haplotype 1, whole genome shotgun sequence genomic DNA:
- the ZNF184 gene encoding zinc finger protein 184 isoform X1, which produces MEDLSSPESALLQGGRTSLPSASFQQSVTFKDVIVDFTQEEWKQLDPVQRDLFRDVTLENYTHLVSIGLQVSKPDVISQLEQGTEPWIVEPSIPVGALGGVSEYCDWETRPENSISVSELDISEEEQSPEAIVEKHKRDDPWGSNVLETWETEGSPERQQANEQALPREIKITDKTIPTLKRDHVNNDFEKSVNVSSDLLTQKEVSPEETSTKTSVKPNLKPVKKEKSCKCNECGKAFSYCSALIRHQRTHTGEKPYKCNECEKAFSRSENLINHQRIHTGDKPYKCDQCGKGFIEGPSLTQHQRIHTGEKPYKCDECGKAFSQRTHLVQHQRIHTGEKPYTCNECGKAFSQRGHFMEHQKIHTGEKPFKCDECDKTFTRSTHLTQHQKIHTGEKTYKCNECGKAFNGPSTFIRHHMIHTGEKPYECNECGKAFSQHSNLTQHQKTHTGEKPYDCAECGKSFSYWSSLAQHLKIHTGEKPYKCNECGKAFSYCSSLTQHRRIHTREKPFECNECGKAFSYLSNLNQHQKTHTQEKAYECKECGKAFIRSSSLAKHERIHTGEKPYQCHECGKTFSYGSSLIQHRKIHTGERPYKCNECGRAFNQNIHLTQHKRIHTGAKPYECAKCGKAFRHCSSLAQHQKTHTEEKPYQCNKCEKAFSQSSHLAQHQRIHTGEKPYKCNECDKSFSRSTHLTEHQNTHTGEKPYNCNECRKTFSQSTYLIQHQRIHSGEKPFGCNDCGKAFRYRSALNKHQRLHPGI; this is translated from the exons ATGGAAG ATCTGTCTTCTCCAGAGTCTGCCCTTCTCCAAGGGGGACGTACTTCACTCCCATCAGCTAGTTTTCAG CAATCAGTGACCTTCAAGGATGTGATAGTGGACTTTACCCAGGAAGAATGGAAACAGCTGGATCCTGTACAGAGAGATTTATTCAGGGATGTGACATTGGAAAATTATACACATCTGGTCTCTATAG GACTCCAAGTTTCCAAACCTGATGTGATTTCCCAGTTAGAGCAAGGAACAGAGCCATGGATTGTGGAGCCCAGCATTCCAGTAGGTGCCCTTGGAG GGGTGTCGGAATATTGTG actGGGAGACAAGACCAGAAAATAGCATATCAGTCTCAGAACTGGACATTTCTGAAGAAGAGCAATCTCCAGAGGCAATAGTAGAAAAGCACAAAAGGGATGATCCTTGGGGTTCTAACGTCTTAGAAACTTGGGAAACTGAAGGCAGTCCAGAGAGGCAACAGGCAAATGAACAGGCCCTgccaagggaaataaaaataactgataaGACAATACCTACTTTGAAGAGAGACCATGTAAATAATGACTTTGAAAAAAGTGTCAATGTGAGTTCAGACCTTTTAACACAAAAAGAAGTATCTCCAGAAGAGACCTCTACTAAAACAAGCGTCAAACCGAATTTAAAGCCggttaaaaaagagaaatcttgTAAGtgcaatgaatgtgggaaagcttttAGTTATTGTTCAGCTCTTATTCGCCATCAGAGAAcacatactggagagaaaccctacaaaTGTAATGAATGTGAAAAAGCCTTCAGCCGGAGTGAAAACCTTATAAACCATcaaagaattcatactggagataAACCATATAAATGTGATCAGTGTGGAAAAGGCTTCATTGAGGGTCCTTCTCTTACTCAGCATCAAagaattcacactggagaaaaacccTATAAGTGtgatgaatgtgggaaagcctttagtCAGAGGACCCATCTTGTTcagcatcagagaattcacactggtgAGAAACCATATACTTGTAATGAGTGTGGAAAAGCCTTTAGCCAGAGAGGTCATTTTATGGAACATCAGAAAATTCATACAGGAGAAAAACCTTTTAAATGTGACGAATGTGATAAAACCTTTACCAGGAGCACACACCttactcaacatcaaaaaattcatactggagagaaaacctataaatgtaatgaatgtgggaaggCTTTCAATGGACCCTCAACATTTATACGTCATCATATGATTCATACTGGTGAAAAACCATATGAAtgcaatgaatgtgggaaagccttcagtcaGCACTCAAACCTCACTCAACATCAGAAAACACATACTGGGGAGAAACCTTATGATTGTGCtgaatgtgggaaatcctttAGTTACTGGTCATCCCTTGCTCAACATCTAAAaattcatactggagaaaaaCCTTACAAATGCAATGAATGTGGAAAGGCCTTCAGTTATTGCTCATCCCTTACTCAGCATCGGAGAATTCACACCAGAGAAAAGCCCTTTGAATGCAATGAGTGTGGAAAGGCTTTCAGTTATCTCTCAAACCTTAATCAACATCAGAAGACTCATACCCAAGAGAAAGcttatgaatgtaaggaatgtgggaaagcctttattcGGAGTTCATCTCTTGCTAAACATGAAAgaattcatactggtgagaaaccctATCAGTGTCACgaatgtgggaaaaccttcagTTATGGCTCATCCCTTATTCAGCATAGGAAAATACATACTGGAGAAAGACCTTACAAGTGTAATGAATGTGGGCGAGCCTTCAACCAAAACATACACCTTACGCAACATAAGAGAATTCACACAGGAGCAAAGCCTTATGAGTGTGCCAAGTGTGGCAAAGCCTTTCGACATTGTTCATCTCtggctcaacatcaaaaaactcACACAGAAGAAAAGCCCTACCAGTGTAATAAGTGTGAAAAGGCCTTTAGCCAGAGCTCCCATCTAGCTCAGCATCAACgaattcacactggagagaaaccctataaatgCAATGAATGTGACAAATCCTTTAGCCGGAGCACTCATCTGACTGAACATCAGAAtactcatactggagagaaaccttacaacTGTAATGAATGCAGGAAGACTTTCAGCCAGAGCACTTATCTCATTCAGCATCAGAGAATTCATTCAGGAGAGAAGCCCTTTGGATGTAACGATTGTGGAAAAGCCTTCAGATATCGTTCTGCTCTCAACAAACATCAGAGACTGCACCCTGGCATATGA
- the ZNF184 gene encoding zinc finger protein 184 isoform X2, which produces MEDLSSPESALLQGGRTSLPSASFQQSVTFKDVIVDFTQEEWKQLDPVQRDLFRDVTLENYTHLVSIGLQVSKPDVISQLEQGTEPWIVEPSIPVGALGDWETRPENSISVSELDISEEEQSPEAIVEKHKRDDPWGSNVLETWETEGSPERQQANEQALPREIKITDKTIPTLKRDHVNNDFEKSVNVSSDLLTQKEVSPEETSTKTSVKPNLKPVKKEKSCKCNECGKAFSYCSALIRHQRTHTGEKPYKCNECEKAFSRSENLINHQRIHTGDKPYKCDQCGKGFIEGPSLTQHQRIHTGEKPYKCDECGKAFSQRTHLVQHQRIHTGEKPYTCNECGKAFSQRGHFMEHQKIHTGEKPFKCDECDKTFTRSTHLTQHQKIHTGEKTYKCNECGKAFNGPSTFIRHHMIHTGEKPYECNECGKAFSQHSNLTQHQKTHTGEKPYDCAECGKSFSYWSSLAQHLKIHTGEKPYKCNECGKAFSYCSSLTQHRRIHTREKPFECNECGKAFSYLSNLNQHQKTHTQEKAYECKECGKAFIRSSSLAKHERIHTGEKPYQCHECGKTFSYGSSLIQHRKIHTGERPYKCNECGRAFNQNIHLTQHKRIHTGAKPYECAKCGKAFRHCSSLAQHQKTHTEEKPYQCNKCEKAFSQSSHLAQHQRIHTGEKPYKCNECDKSFSRSTHLTEHQNTHTGEKPYNCNECRKTFSQSTYLIQHQRIHSGEKPFGCNDCGKAFRYRSALNKHQRLHPGI; this is translated from the exons ATGGAAG ATCTGTCTTCTCCAGAGTCTGCCCTTCTCCAAGGGGGACGTACTTCACTCCCATCAGCTAGTTTTCAG CAATCAGTGACCTTCAAGGATGTGATAGTGGACTTTACCCAGGAAGAATGGAAACAGCTGGATCCTGTACAGAGAGATTTATTCAGGGATGTGACATTGGAAAATTATACACATCTGGTCTCTATAG GACTCCAAGTTTCCAAACCTGATGTGATTTCCCAGTTAGAGCAAGGAACAGAGCCATGGATTGTGGAGCCCAGCATTCCAGTAGGTGCCCTTGGAG actGGGAGACAAGACCAGAAAATAGCATATCAGTCTCAGAACTGGACATTTCTGAAGAAGAGCAATCTCCAGAGGCAATAGTAGAAAAGCACAAAAGGGATGATCCTTGGGGTTCTAACGTCTTAGAAACTTGGGAAACTGAAGGCAGTCCAGAGAGGCAACAGGCAAATGAACAGGCCCTgccaagggaaataaaaataactgataaGACAATACCTACTTTGAAGAGAGACCATGTAAATAATGACTTTGAAAAAAGTGTCAATGTGAGTTCAGACCTTTTAACACAAAAAGAAGTATCTCCAGAAGAGACCTCTACTAAAACAAGCGTCAAACCGAATTTAAAGCCggttaaaaaagagaaatcttgTAAGtgcaatgaatgtgggaaagcttttAGTTATTGTTCAGCTCTTATTCGCCATCAGAGAAcacatactggagagaaaccctacaaaTGTAATGAATGTGAAAAAGCCTTCAGCCGGAGTGAAAACCTTATAAACCATcaaagaattcatactggagataAACCATATAAATGTGATCAGTGTGGAAAAGGCTTCATTGAGGGTCCTTCTCTTACTCAGCATCAAagaattcacactggagaaaaacccTATAAGTGtgatgaatgtgggaaagcctttagtCAGAGGACCCATCTTGTTcagcatcagagaattcacactggtgAGAAACCATATACTTGTAATGAGTGTGGAAAAGCCTTTAGCCAGAGAGGTCATTTTATGGAACATCAGAAAATTCATACAGGAGAAAAACCTTTTAAATGTGACGAATGTGATAAAACCTTTACCAGGAGCACACACCttactcaacatcaaaaaattcatactggagagaaaacctataaatgtaatgaatgtgggaaggCTTTCAATGGACCCTCAACATTTATACGTCATCATATGATTCATACTGGTGAAAAACCATATGAAtgcaatgaatgtgggaaagccttcagtcaGCACTCAAACCTCACTCAACATCAGAAAACACATACTGGGGAGAAACCTTATGATTGTGCtgaatgtgggaaatcctttAGTTACTGGTCATCCCTTGCTCAACATCTAAAaattcatactggagaaaaaCCTTACAAATGCAATGAATGTGGAAAGGCCTTCAGTTATTGCTCATCCCTTACTCAGCATCGGAGAATTCACACCAGAGAAAAGCCCTTTGAATGCAATGAGTGTGGAAAGGCTTTCAGTTATCTCTCAAACCTTAATCAACATCAGAAGACTCATACCCAAGAGAAAGcttatgaatgtaaggaatgtgggaaagcctttattcGGAGTTCATCTCTTGCTAAACATGAAAgaattcatactggtgagaaaccctATCAGTGTCACgaatgtgggaaaaccttcagTTATGGCTCATCCCTTATTCAGCATAGGAAAATACATACTGGAGAAAGACCTTACAAGTGTAATGAATGTGGGCGAGCCTTCAACCAAAACATACACCTTACGCAACATAAGAGAATTCACACAGGAGCAAAGCCTTATGAGTGTGCCAAGTGTGGCAAAGCCTTTCGACATTGTTCATCTCtggctcaacatcaaaaaactcACACAGAAGAAAAGCCCTACCAGTGTAATAAGTGTGAAAAGGCCTTTAGCCAGAGCTCCCATCTAGCTCAGCATCAACgaattcacactggagagaaaccctataaatgCAATGAATGTGACAAATCCTTTAGCCGGAGCACTCATCTGACTGAACATCAGAAtactcatactggagagaaaccttacaacTGTAATGAATGCAGGAAGACTTTCAGCCAGAGCACTTATCTCATTCAGCATCAGAGAATTCATTCAGGAGAGAAGCCCTTTGGATGTAACGATTGTGGAAAAGCCTTCAGATATCGTTCTGCTCTCAACAAACATCAGAGACTGCACCCTGGCATATGA
- the ZNF184 gene encoding zinc finger protein 184 isoform X3, translating to MEHQKIHTGEKPFKCDECDKTFTRSTHLTQHQKIHTGEKTYKCNECGKAFNGPSTFIRHHMIHTGEKPYECNECGKAFSQHSNLTQHQKTHTGEKPYDCAECGKSFSYWSSLAQHLKIHTGEKPYKCNECGKAFSYCSSLTQHRRIHTREKPFECNECGKAFSYLSNLNQHQKTHTQEKAYECKECGKAFIRSSSLAKHERIHTGEKPYQCHECGKTFSYGSSLIQHRKIHTGERPYKCNECGRAFNQNIHLTQHKRIHTGAKPYECAKCGKAFRHCSSLAQHQKTHTEEKPYQCNKCEKAFSQSSHLAQHQRIHTGEKPYKCNECDKSFSRSTHLTEHQNTHTGEKPYNCNECRKTFSQSTYLIQHQRIHSGEKPFGCNDCGKAFRYRSALNKHQRLHPGI from the coding sequence ATGGAACATCAGAAAATTCATACAGGAGAAAAACCTTTTAAATGTGACGAATGTGATAAAACCTTTACCAGGAGCACACACCttactcaacatcaaaaaattcatactggagagaaaacctataaatgtaatgaatgtgggaaggCTTTCAATGGACCCTCAACATTTATACGTCATCATATGATTCATACTGGTGAAAAACCATATGAAtgcaatgaatgtgggaaagccttcagtcaGCACTCAAACCTCACTCAACATCAGAAAACACATACTGGGGAGAAACCTTATGATTGTGCtgaatgtgggaaatcctttAGTTACTGGTCATCCCTTGCTCAACATCTAAAaattcatactggagaaaaaCCTTACAAATGCAATGAATGTGGAAAGGCCTTCAGTTATTGCTCATCCCTTACTCAGCATCGGAGAATTCACACCAGAGAAAAGCCCTTTGAATGCAATGAGTGTGGAAAGGCTTTCAGTTATCTCTCAAACCTTAATCAACATCAGAAGACTCATACCCAAGAGAAAGcttatgaatgtaaggaatgtgggaaagcctttattcGGAGTTCATCTCTTGCTAAACATGAAAgaattcatactggtgagaaaccctATCAGTGTCACgaatgtgggaaaaccttcagTTATGGCTCATCCCTTATTCAGCATAGGAAAATACATACTGGAGAAAGACCTTACAAGTGTAATGAATGTGGGCGAGCCTTCAACCAAAACATACACCTTACGCAACATAAGAGAATTCACACAGGAGCAAAGCCTTATGAGTGTGCCAAGTGTGGCAAAGCCTTTCGACATTGTTCATCTCtggctcaacatcaaaaaactcACACAGAAGAAAAGCCCTACCAGTGTAATAAGTGTGAAAAGGCCTTTAGCCAGAGCTCCCATCTAGCTCAGCATCAACgaattcacactggagagaaaccctataaatgCAATGAATGTGACAAATCCTTTAGCCGGAGCACTCATCTGACTGAACATCAGAAtactcatactggagagaaaccttacaacTGTAATGAATGCAGGAAGACTTTCAGCCAGAGCACTTATCTCATTCAGCATCAGAGAATTCATTCAGGAGAGAAGCCCTTTGGATGTAACGATTGTGGAAAAGCCTTCAGATATCGTTCTGCTCTCAACAAACATCAGAGACTGCACCCTGGCATATGA